A window of Pullulanibacillus sp. KACC 23026 genomic DNA:
TACCTGCAACGGAGACGGTTTCCACATTCGGTTCATCTGCGCGATTTGCAATGACGGCTTCATACTTCGCACCATATAAGGATGGTCGGATATTATCAGTCATTCCGCCGTCCACTGACACATATTTCCGAACGCCCGGAATCGTCTTAGAAGAACCTAATTTATATAAAGTGGTCCCTGCTTCCCCGACAATTGAACGGCCTGGCTCAATCCAGACCTCTGGCGTTTGAAGGCTATGCTCCTGGCAAAATGCAAGAATCGTCTCAAGGACGGGTCTAAGTTGGCTCTCAAGCGGGAGTGGATCATCTTCTTCAGTATATTTGATACCGAATCCTCCACCTACATTTAGTACTTTTGGGGTATAGCCAAATGTGTCCTTCCAGTCAAGAAACCGAGCTAATATTCTCGTTGTCGCTAACACAAAGCCTTCTGCATCAAAGATTTGTGAGCCAATATGTGAATGAACACCCAGCAAATGAATATGCGGGGCATTTAGTGCCAGCTGGATTGCTTTCTCAACATCCCCGTTTGAGAGTGTAAAGCCAAATTTGGAATCTTCTTGTCCTGTTGTGACATAAGCATGAGTATGTGCCTCAACACCAGGAGTCAGCCTTAACAGGACGTTAACGACGATTTCTTCTTTTTGCGCCTCTTCTTCAAGCATGGCTAATTCATAAAAATTATCGACAACAAAAGCGCCTATGCCCGCACGTATCGCCATTTGAATTTCCTCAACGCTTTTATTATTCCCGTGGAAATGAATGCGTGAGGCCGGAAAACCCGCTTTGAGTGCTGTATAAAGCTCTCCACCTGAGACCACATCCAG
This region includes:
- the lysA gene encoding diaminopimelate decarboxylase, with amino-acid sequence MRGTQTINEKGHLVIGGVDTTQLVEKYGTPLYVYDVDLINQNIQRFKEAFEPYAVNWQIAYASKAFSTLAMIQLVKEHELSLDVVSGGELYTALKAGFPASRIHFHGNNKSVEEIQMAIRAGIGAFVVDNFYELAMLEEEAQKEEIVVNVLLRLTPGVEAHTHAYVTTGQEDSKFGFTLSNGDVEKAIQLALNAPHIHLLGVHSHIGSQIFDAEGFVLATTRILARFLDWKDTFGYTPKVLNVGGGFGIKYTEEDDPLPLESQLRPVLETILAFCQEHSLQTPEVWIEPGRSIVGEAGTTLYKLGSSKTIPGVRKYVSVDGGMTDNIRPSLYGAKYEAVIANRADEPNVETVSVAGKCCESGDMLIWDLPLPTPAAGDVLAVFCTGAYGYSMANNYNRIGRPAVIFVENEKDYLVVERETYEDLIKKDLLMPEMVKQRS